The following nucleotide sequence is from Saccharothrix texasensis.
CCGGGTAGGTCAGGCCGGGGGACAGCGGGTTCGCCACGGCCCACGCGTCGACCAGCTCCGTCCACAGCGGAGCGAGTTCGGGCGCGTCCGGCGGCGCGTTGAAGTCGCCGAGCAGCACCCGCGCCTCACCCCGGTCCTCCGCCAGCACGCGCAGCATGTCGGCGACCTGGGCCCGGCGCACCGCCGGATCGGCGCGGTAGTCCAGGTGGGTGTTGTAGACGTGCACGCGTTCGCCGCGCACGTCCAGCTCGACCTCCGGGAAGCCCGGCGCGGGCTCGGGCGTCGGGTTCGGCACCTGGGTCGACAGCCTGGTGATCGAGTGGTTCGCCGCCGCGACGACGGGGTGCCGGCTGAGGACCGCCACGCCGTACCGCCGCCGCGGCAGGCCCGGTTCCGCCGGGTCCAGGTCGTAGATGGGCGCGAAGTAGACCTCCATGCCGACCGCCTCCGCGAGGTCCGCCGCCTGGTCGCGCCACTCGCTGCGCGCCATCCAGTGGACGTCGACCTCCTGCAACCCCACCACGTCGGCGCCGGAGGCCGTGATGTCCGCGGCCACCCGGCCCAGGTCCAGCCTGCCGTCCACGCCGACGCCGGTGTGGATGTTGTAGGTCATCACGGTCAACTCCGGGTCCGCGGCGCCCGCCGGCTCGGCCGTCGCGGACGGGGCCGCGCACAGCAGCGCGCACAGCACGGCGGTCGTCAGTCGGCGCATCGGCTCAGCCCTCCCAGGTCAGGCCGTGGCCGAACGGGTGCAGCGCGGTGGAGGGGTCGCCCGCGACCGGGATCGTGACGGGCAGCTTCCCGACCGGGGCGTGCTCCCCGTACAGCACCCGCACCGCCGACTCCATCGAGACCTCCGTGTAGGAGTAGGTCGCGAGGTAGGTTCGCGCCTCCGGGAAGTACGCGATGTCGTAAGGGTCCCGGACCGCGATGACGACGACCGGTTTCCCGGTGGCCAGCAGCGCCTTCACCAGGTTCTGCTGGCCGACGTCGGTCCACGCCTTGTTGGTCGCGACGATCGTCAGGTCGGCGGCGTTCGCCCCGGCGACCGCGCGGTCGATCGTCGCCTGGTTCGGGTTCGCGCCGGTGGCCAGGGCGTTCGCCGTCGCGGCACGGCGGCTCACGGCGGTGGCGAGCCGTTGCGGCACCGGGTCGGCGGTGGTCCCCCAGCCGGTGGTGAAGACGGAGGCCGGCGGGGTGCGCAGGGGCAGGATTTCGTTGCGCACGAGCGTCGTGGTGCGGTCCGTGATCCGCTGCGCGGCTTGCTTGTTCGGCGTGGTGCCGACGACCTCCGGCAGCTTCGCCGGGTCGACGAACCGGTCGTCGAACAGGCCGCGCTCGGCCTTCATCCGCAGGATCCGGCGGACCGACTGGTCGATGCGGCGCTCGGTGAGCTCGCCGCCGCGCACCGCCGCCAGCACCGCGTTGAACGCGAGGTCGATGTTCGGCGGCATCAGCAGCTGGTCGACGCCCGCTTTCAGGGCCAGCACGGGCACGCGGTCGTCGCCGTACTTCTGCCGGACGCCGGCCATCCCGAGCGAGTCGGTGACGACCACGCCGTCGTAGCCGAGCCGGTCGCGCAGGATGCCCGTGATGATCGGCCGGGAGAGCGTGGCCGGGTCGCCGGCCGGGTCGAGCGCGGGCACCACGATGTGCGCGGTCATGATCGAGTCGATGCCGGCCGCGATGGCGCGGCGGAACGGCGGCGCGTCCAACCGCTCCCAGTCCTCGCGGCTGTGCCCGATCACCGGGAGGCCGGTGTGGCTGTCCACGGCGGTG
It contains:
- a CDS encoding glycoside hydrolase family 3 protein, with product MRKILNRRQVLVGVSALLVASAPAVTASATGDVVADAVRRMSLEEKVGQLFVTYAYGATVDTADPASVAANRRQHGVDNAEQLIGKYHLGGIIYFAWSGNTADPAQVAALSNGIQRVSSIPALVSTDQEYGVVSRIGEPVTPFPGNMALGAARDPEAAGEAALIAGRELRAMGVNQDFAPVADVNVNALNPVIGVRSFAEDPELTARLVEAQVRGYERGGVSATAKHFPGHGDTAVDSHTGLPVIGHSREDWERLDAPPFRRAIAAGIDSIMTAHIVVPALDPAGDPATLSRPIITGILRDRLGYDGVVVTDSLGMAGVRQKYGDDRVPVLALKAGVDQLLMPPNIDLAFNAVLAAVRGGELTERRIDQSVRRILRMKAERGLFDDRFVDPAKLPEVVGTTPNKQAAQRITDRTTTLVRNEILPLRTPPASVFTTGWGTTADPVPQRLATAVSRRAATANALATGANPNQATIDRAVAGANAADLTIVATNKAWTDVGQQNLVKALLATGKPVVVIAVRDPYDIAYFPEARTYLATYSYTEVSMESAVRVLYGEHAPVGKLPVTIPVAGDPSTALHPFGHGLTWEG